In one window of Halomarina pelagica DNA:
- the paaB gene encoding 1,2-phenylacetyl-CoA epoxidase subunit PaaB translates to MIWEVFRQERRKDYHVHVGNVHAPDREMALTFAQVMHARRKPANSLWVVPKDEIAEVDASETAFGGATNKSYRWATTFATDETFAEEIEASQREQERAERSRAEARGEE, encoded by the coding sequence ATGATCTGGGAGGTGTTCAGACAGGAGCGGCGGAAGGACTACCACGTCCACGTGGGCAACGTCCACGCCCCCGACCGGGAGATGGCGCTCACCTTCGCGCAGGTGATGCACGCCCGCCGGAAGCCGGCCAACTCGCTGTGGGTCGTCCCGAAGGACGAGATCGCGGAGGTGGACGCGAGCGAGACTGCGTTCGGCGGCGCGACGAACAAGAGCTACCGCTGGGCGACGACGTTCGCCACCGACGAGACGTTCGCCGAGGAGATCGAGGCGTCACAGCGGGAACAAGAGCGCGCCGAGCGGAGCCGCGCCGAAGCGCGGGGTGAAGAGTGA
- the paaC gene encoding 1,2-phenylacetyl-CoA epoxidase subunit PaaC has translation MATATLPGPADLDERERAAVEALLRALADDEYVAAERYIDWQVRGPTLEADISIANIAQDELGHARLWYDLLQDFGYRERDLIWEREPDDFRHATLLELPFERGDWADCVLRSYLYDVAEYLRLEALAGSSYPRIADRVAKVRAEESYHREHAQNWLERLCDDEPGRRRVQDALDRLFPHALTLFEPTDREDDIVDLGVRTESIGTLREDWLAIVVPYLESLGLRVHDGETDLAALLPEERGRDGTHTAHWRRLYNEMTYTYEMLGRREPRRIMPDPDDE, from the coding sequence ATGGCGACCGCGACGCTCCCCGGTCCGGCGGACCTCGACGAGCGCGAACGGGCGGCCGTCGAGGCGCTCCTCCGCGCGCTCGCGGACGACGAGTACGTCGCCGCCGAGCGCTACATCGACTGGCAGGTGCGCGGTCCCACCCTGGAGGCCGACATCTCCATCGCCAACATCGCGCAGGACGAACTCGGCCACGCCCGCCTCTGGTACGACCTCCTCCAGGACTTCGGCTACCGCGAGCGGGACCTCATCTGGGAGCGCGAGCCCGACGACTTCCGGCACGCGACGCTGCTCGAACTGCCCTTCGAGCGCGGCGACTGGGCCGACTGCGTCCTCCGGTCGTACCTCTACGACGTGGCGGAGTACCTGCGACTGGAGGCGCTGGCGGGCAGTTCGTACCCGCGCATCGCGGACCGCGTGGCGAAGGTGCGGGCCGAGGAGTCCTACCACCGCGAGCACGCCCAGAACTGGCTCGAACGGCTCTGCGACGACGAGCCGGGTCGCCGCCGCGTGCAGGACGCGCTCGACCGCCTGTTCCCACACGCGCTGACGCTCTTCGAGCCGACAGACCGGGAGGACGACATCGTCGACCTCGGCGTGCGGACCGAGTCGATCGGGACGCTCCGCGAGGACTGGCTCGCGATCGTCGTGCCGTACCTCGAATCGCTCGGCCTGCGGGTCCACGACGGGGAAACCGACCTCGCGGCGCTCCTCCCCGAGGAGCGTGGACGCGACGGGACGCACACGGCACACTGGCGGCGGCTGTACAACGAGATGACCTACACCTACGAGATGCTGGGGCGGCGCGAGCCGCGGCGCATCATGCCCGATCCCGACGATGAGTGA
- the paaD gene encoding 1,2-phenylacetyl-CoA epoxidase subunit PaaD produces the protein MSEYEDADDVDEFAVEVEDPTASRACAYTSYESGEAHEEYPKTGRGATGLEREVWDALYAVEDPEMPVSVVDLGLIYGVEIEERPDEGARVTVRFTLTYTGCPAREMLLADVEAAAASPEGVADAEVELVWSPPWSVEMVTDAGREDLREFGVSV, from the coding sequence ATGAGTGAGTACGAGGACGCGGACGACGTCGACGAGTTCGCGGTCGAGGTCGAGGACCCGACCGCCTCGCGCGCGTGTGCGTACACGAGCTACGAGTCCGGCGAGGCCCACGAGGAGTACCCGAAGACGGGCAGGGGCGCGACGGGCCTCGAACGCGAGGTCTGGGACGCGCTCTACGCCGTCGAGGACCCCGAGATGCCCGTCAGCGTCGTCGACCTCGGGCTGATCTACGGCGTCGAGATCGAGGAGCGCCCGGACGAGGGCGCGCGCGTGACGGTGCGGTTCACGCTCACGTACACCGGTTGTCCGGCCCGCGAGATGCTCCTCGCCGACGTGGAGGCGGCCGCGGCCTCGCCCGAGGGCGTCGCCGACGCCGAGGTCGAACTCGTCTGGTCGCCGCCGTGGTCCGTCGAGATGGTCACCGACGCGGGACGGGAGGACCTCCGCGAGTTCGGGGTGAGCGTGTGA
- the paaE gene encoding 1,2-phenylacetyl-CoA epoxidase subunit PaaE, with translation MRRLDPSVTAGGEAGPARCPYCGGTNTEREHPKGPSLCRSIHYCADCEEPFEAMA, from the coding sequence GTGAGACGCCTCGACCCGAGCGTGACGGCGGGCGGCGAGGCCGGCCCCGCGCGCTGTCCGTACTGCGGCGGGACGAACACCGAGCGCGAGCACCCGAAGGGACCGTCGCTCTGCCGGTCGATCCACTACTGCGCGGACTGCGAGGAGCCGTTCGAGGCGATGGCCTGA
- a CDS encoding GNAT family N-acetyltransferase produces the protein MHVRPATLTDIPALRRIARESWERDEALTRETATETVEEWYDESKLGADVESGDMLVLVAAMRDAVIGFSHAVVHGDTGTVLRLYVEPDRRRTGVGSQLLEATCEELAARGVERVQAMTLAANEPGATFYRANGFERASRGETIIGGEPYPEDVYARPV, from the coding sequence ATGCACGTTCGACCGGCGACGCTCACCGACATCCCGGCGCTCCGGCGCATCGCGCGGGAGTCCTGGGAACGGGACGAGGCGCTCACCCGCGAGACGGCGACCGAGACGGTCGAGGAGTGGTACGACGAGTCGAAACTCGGCGCGGACGTAGAGAGCGGCGACATGCTCGTGCTGGTCGCCGCGATGCGGGACGCAGTCATCGGGTTCTCCCACGCCGTCGTCCACGGCGACACGGGAACGGTGCTGCGCCTCTACGTCGAACCCGACCGTCGCCGCACCGGCGTCGGCTCGCAGTTGCTCGAAGCGACGTGCGAGGAACTCGCCGCCCGCGGGGTCGAGCGCGTGCAGGCGATGACGCTCGCGGCGAACGAACCGGGTGCGACGTTCTACCGGGCGAACGGCTTCGAACGCGCAAGCAGAGGCGAGACGATCATCGGCGGGGAGCCCTACCCCGAGGACGTCTACGCGCGGCCGGTTTAG
- the thsA gene encoding thermosome subunit alpha has product MGNQPLIVLSEDSQRTTGRDAQSMNITAGKAVAEAVRTTLGPKGMDKMLVDSTGNVVVTNDGVTILDEMDIEHPAANMIVEVAQTQEDEVGDGTTTAVVIAGELLAKAEDLLEQDIHATILAQGYRQAAAKAKELLEEMAIDVSEDDTELLEQIAATAMTGKGAESAKEDLAELVVQAVRAIADEEGIDTDNVKVEKVVGGSIEESELIEGVIINKERVHDNMPYFKEDANIALLDTAIEVKETEIDAEVNVTDPDQLQQFLDQEEKQLKEMVDKLVEVGADVVFCQKGIDDMAQHYLAQEDIIAVRRAKKSDMKRLARATGGRVVSNIDDIEADDLGFAGSVAEKDIGGDERIFVEDVEQAKSVTLVLRGGTEHVVDEVERAIEDALGVVRVTLDDGKVLPGGGAPETELALELRDYADSVGGREQLAIESFADAIDVVPRMLAENAGLDPIDSLVDLRSKHSGGQETSGLDAYTGEVIDMEEEGVVEPLRVKTQAVESATEAAVMILRIDDVIAAGDLKGGSSDDDDEDMDMPPGGGGMGGMGGMGGMGGAM; this is encoded by the coding sequence ATGGGCAACCAGCCGCTCATCGTGCTGTCCGAGGACAGCCAGCGCACGACCGGGCGCGACGCCCAGTCGATGAACATCACGGCCGGGAAGGCCGTGGCCGAGGCGGTACGGACCACCCTCGGTCCGAAGGGGATGGACAAGATGCTCGTCGACTCGACGGGCAACGTCGTCGTCACGAACGACGGCGTCACCATCCTCGACGAGATGGACATCGAGCACCCGGCGGCGAACATGATCGTCGAGGTCGCCCAGACCCAGGAGGACGAGGTCGGCGACGGCACGACCACCGCCGTCGTCATCGCGGGCGAACTCCTCGCGAAGGCCGAGGACCTGCTCGAACAGGACATCCACGCGACCATCCTCGCGCAGGGGTACCGCCAGGCGGCCGCGAAGGCGAAGGAACTCCTCGAGGAGATGGCGATAGACGTCTCCGAGGACGACACGGAACTCCTCGAGCAGATCGCGGCCACCGCGATGACGGGTAAAGGCGCGGAGTCCGCCAAGGAGGACCTCGCCGAACTCGTCGTCCAGGCCGTCCGCGCCATCGCCGACGAGGAGGGCATCGACACGGACAACGTGAAGGTCGAGAAGGTCGTCGGCGGCTCCATCGAGGAGTCCGAACTCATCGAGGGCGTCATCATCAACAAGGAGCGCGTCCACGACAACATGCCGTACTTCAAGGAGGACGCGAACATCGCCCTCCTCGACACGGCCATCGAGGTCAAGGAGACCGAGATCGACGCCGAGGTCAACGTCACCGATCCCGACCAGCTCCAGCAGTTCCTCGACCAGGAGGAGAAGCAGCTCAAGGAGATGGTCGACAAGCTCGTCGAGGTCGGCGCGGACGTCGTCTTCTGCCAGAAGGGCATCGACGACATGGCCCAGCACTACCTCGCCCAGGAGGACATCATCGCCGTCCGCCGCGCGAAGAAGTCCGACATGAAGCGCCTCGCGCGCGCCACCGGCGGCCGCGTCGTCTCCAACATCGACGACATCGAGGCGGACGACCTCGGCTTCGCCGGTAGCGTCGCCGAGAAGGACATCGGCGGCGACGAGCGCATCTTCGTCGAGGACGTCGAGCAGGCGAAGTCCGTCACGCTCGTCCTGCGCGGCGGCACCGAGCACGTCGTCGACGAGGTCGAGCGCGCGATCGAGGACGCCCTCGGCGTCGTCCGCGTCACCCTCGACGACGGCAAGGTGCTGCCCGGCGGCGGCGCGCCCGAGACGGAACTCGCGCTCGAGCTGCGCGACTACGCCGACTCCGTCGGCGGCCGCGAGCAGCTCGCCATCGAGTCCTTCGCGGACGCCATCGACGTCGTCCCCCGCATGCTCGCCGAGAACGCCGGTCTCGACCCCATCGACTCGCTGGTCGACCTGCGCTCGAAGCACTCCGGCGGCCAGGAGACGTCGGGCCTCGACGCCTACACCGGCGAGGTCATCGACATGGAGGAGGAGGGCGTCGTCGAACCCCTCCGCGTGAAGACCCAGGCCGTCGAGTCCGCCACGGAGGCCGCCGTCATGATCCTCCGCATCGACGACGTCATCGCCGCGGGCGACCTCAAGGGTGGCTCCAGCGACGACGACGACGAGGACATGGACATGCCGCCGGGCGGCGGCGGCATGGGCGGAATGGGCGGTATGGGCGGCATGGGCGGCGCGATGTAG
- a CDS encoding calcium/sodium antiporter, whose amino-acid sequence MVASIIVDLVLLAAGVGALWLGAQLFVDNAALLARRAGLSDLVIGLTVVSVGTSAPELAVSLEAALLGSPDIAVGNVVGSNLFNVGFVLGLVALLGGVTASRALVRRDGVVLIASAVLLLAVLLDLRVSRVEGALLLGGLVAYVAYLVRSDDPPVEAVSTGDAPPLRTAVAMLAGLALVVGGATVLVSAASDLARLAGISEWLIGVTIVAVGTSSPEIAASVAAARRGFGGIAAGNLVGSNVFNALGILGVVAVVRPVAVSAAALPDATWLVGLSVLVVLLFASGRRLSRPEGVLLLASTLVRWVLDAL is encoded by the coding sequence ATGGTCGCCAGCATTATCGTTGACCTGGTTCTCCTCGCCGCCGGGGTCGGGGCGCTGTGGCTCGGGGCGCAGCTGTTCGTCGACAACGCCGCGCTCCTCGCTCGGCGCGCGGGCCTCTCGGATCTCGTGATCGGGCTCACGGTGGTCTCCGTCGGCACCTCCGCGCCGGAACTGGCGGTGTCGCTCGAGGCGGCGCTGCTCGGCAGTCCCGACATCGCCGTCGGCAACGTCGTCGGGTCGAACCTGTTCAACGTCGGGTTCGTGCTCGGCCTGGTGGCGCTGCTGGGCGGCGTCACCGCCTCCCGCGCGCTCGTCCGGCGCGACGGGGTTGTCCTGATCGCCTCGGCGGTGCTCCTCCTCGCCGTCCTCCTCGACCTCCGTGTCTCCCGGGTCGAGGGCGCGCTCCTCCTCGGCGGTCTCGTCGCCTACGTCGCGTACCTCGTGCGCAGCGACGACCCGCCGGTCGAGGCGGTATCGACCGGCGACGCGCCGCCGCTTCGAACCGCAGTCGCGATGCTCGCGGGATTGGCGCTCGTCGTCGGCGGGGCGACCGTGCTCGTCTCGGCGGCGAGCGACCTCGCGCGCCTCGCGGGGATCTCCGAGTGGCTCATCGGCGTGACGATCGTCGCCGTCGGCACCTCGTCGCCGGAGATCGCGGCGAGCGTCGCGGCCGCGCGGCGCGGCTTCGGCGGGATCGCGGCGGGCAACCTCGTCGGGAGCAACGTCTTCAACGCGCTGGGTATCCTCGGCGTCGTGGCGGTCGTCAGGCCCGTCGCCGTCTCCGCTGCGGCGCTCCCGGACGCGACGTGGCTGGTCGGCCTCTCGGTGCTCGTGGTCCTCCTGTTCGCGTCCGGGCGGCGGCTCTCCCGACCGGAGGGCGTGCTCTTACTGGCGTCGACGCTCGTCAGGTGGGTGCTCGACGCCCTCTAG
- the lrp gene encoding HTH-type transcriptional regulator Lrp has product MTYENLDEKLVNALLEDGRASLRSLAEQLDVSVTTISNHLKDLEAKGVIRGYTPVVDYDALGYDVTAVIQLKVEGNAIQDVADTLRNARQMISVYEVTGDHDVVAVGKFRDTDDMNRQIKELLVDANIKESNTSVVLNAVSEHEQFPLEIQE; this is encoded by the coding sequence ATGACGTACGAAAATCTAGATGAGAAGCTGGTGAACGCCCTCCTGGAGGACGGGCGCGCCAGCCTCCGCAGTCTCGCGGAACAACTCGACGTCTCGGTGACGACCATCTCCAACCACCTGAAGGACCTCGAGGCCAAGGGGGTGATCCGCGGGTACACGCCGGTCGTGGACTACGACGCGCTCGGCTACGACGTGACCGCGGTCATCCAGCTCAAGGTCGAGGGGAACGCCATCCAGGACGTCGCGGACACCCTCCGGAACGCCCGTCAGATGATCTCCGTCTACGAGGTGACCGGCGACCACGACGTCGTCGCCGTCGGGAAGTTCAGGGACACCGACGACATGAACCGGCAGATCAAGGAGTTGCTCGTCGACGCCAACATCAAGGAGTCCAACACGAGCGTCGTCCTCAACGCCGTCAGCGAGCACGAACAGTTCCCGCTCGAGATCCAGGAGTAA
- the glnA gene encoding type I glutamate--ammonia ligase: protein MTNPNVKTDGGLTADAQAVVDEIESKNVDFLRIQFTDILGTVKNVSIPASQVEKAFTEGIYFDGSSIEGFVRIQESDMRLIPDPATFAILPWRTRDDGTAAARLIADVVDTSTGDSFVGDPRHVLKRAIKRAGDMGYTLNAGPEPEFFLFEEDEDGRATTITHDAGGYFDLAPKDLASDIRRDIIYGLESMGFEVEASHHEVAEGQHEIDFKYDDALTTADNIATFRSVVRAIAAEHDTHATFMPKPIAGINGSGMHTHLSLFTEDGENAFHDEDDEFNLSEVAKQFLAGVLEHAPAITAVCNPTVNSYKRLVPGYEAPVYVAWSDVNRSALVRKPDSRTPAASRIELRSPDPACNPYLALAAMLHAGLDGIERGLEAPDPVRENIYEFDEAKREEYGIDTLPPNLGRAVDALEEDEVVREALGEHVTSKFVEAKRAEFSEYKTQVSQWELDRYLEKF, encoded by the coding sequence ATGACAAACCCAAACGTGAAAACTGACGGAGGGTTGACCGCCGACGCACAGGCGGTGGTCGACGAGATCGAATCGAAGAACGTCGACTTCCTGCGCATCCAGTTTACCGACATCCTCGGGACGGTAAAGAACGTCTCCATTCCCGCGAGCCAGGTGGAGAAGGCCTTCACCGAGGGTATCTACTTCGACGGGTCGTCGATCGAGGGATTCGTCCGCATCCAGGAGAGCGACATGCGGCTCATCCCCGACCCCGCGACGTTCGCCATCCTGCCGTGGCGGACCCGCGACGACGGCACCGCCGCCGCGCGGCTCATCGCCGACGTGGTCGACACGTCGACCGGCGACAGCTTCGTCGGCGATCCGCGCCACGTGCTGAAGCGCGCGATCAAGCGCGCCGGCGACATGGGCTACACGCTCAACGCCGGGCCGGAACCCGAGTTCTTCCTCTTCGAGGAGGACGAGGACGGCCGCGCGACCACCATCACCCACGACGCGGGCGGGTACTTCGACCTCGCGCCGAAGGACCTCGCGAGCGACATCCGCCGCGACATCATCTACGGGCTGGAGTCGATGGGCTTCGAGGTCGAGGCGAGCCACCACGAGGTCGCGGAGGGCCAGCACGAGATCGACTTCAAGTACGACGACGCGCTCACCACTGCCGACAACATCGCCACGTTCCGCTCGGTCGTGCGCGCCATCGCCGCCGAGCACGACACCCACGCGACGTTCATGCCGAAGCCCATCGCGGGCATCAACGGCAGCGGGATGCACACGCACCTCTCGCTGTTCACCGAGGACGGCGAGAACGCGTTCCACGACGAGGACGACGAGTTCAACCTGAGCGAGGTCGCGAAGCAGTTCCTCGCGGGCGTCCTCGAGCACGCCCCCGCCATCACCGCGGTCTGCAACCCGACGGTGAACTCCTACAAGCGCCTCGTGCCGGGGTACGAAGCGCCGGTCTACGTCGCGTGGTCCGACGTGAATCGCAGCGCGCTCGTCCGCAAGCCCGACTCGCGGACGCCCGCCGCCTCGCGCATCGAACTGCGCTCGCCCGATCCCGCCTGCAATCCCTACCTCGCGCTCGCCGCGATGCTCCACGCCGGTCTCGACGGCATCGAGCGGGGCCTGGAAGCGCCCGACCCCGTCCGCGAGAACATCTACGAGTTCGACGAGGCCAAGCGCGAGGAGTACGGCATCGACACGCTCCCGCCGAACCTCGGCCGCGCCGTCGACGCGCTCGAGGAGGACGAGGTCGTCCGGGAGGCCCTCGGCGAGCACGTCACGAGCAAGTTCGTGGAGGCGAAGCGCGCCGAGTTCAGCGAGTACAAGACCCAGGTCTCCCAGTGGGAACTGGACCGGTACCTGGAGAAGTTCTAA
- a CDS encoding phosphatase PAP2 family protein: MLSAGIRAAPPERGIGVVETFGAVPDAVFALFVVLTQLGDPWLLVLVVGATYLVADRVSWIDRERAAYLVALTVTAMALTTALKGLFTLPRPPGGPIPGREMFPEIVRMLYVGAASAGGFAFPSGHALGSTVVWGGLALVVDWSTPRRRLAIAAALVAVVSLSRLVLGVHYLVDVLAGSAVGLLVLLATARLTAGGRRPGPAFALATVTALGAVGSSGAGLVPVVELASAVGGWFGWRAVADGGIRGRPLRRSLLAVALGLFGGVVLLTAGATRVAAVVFVAVVAVTVVGITLPLAGDTRRSRRLTESR; this comes from the coding sequence ATGCTCTCCGCGGGAATACGGGCTGCACCCCCCGAGCGCGGTATCGGCGTCGTCGAGACGTTCGGGGCAGTTCCCGACGCCGTGTTCGCGCTGTTCGTGGTGCTGACGCAACTCGGTGATCCCTGGTTGCTCGTCCTCGTCGTAGGCGCGACGTACCTCGTCGCCGATCGGGTGAGCTGGATCGACCGCGAACGCGCGGCGTACCTCGTCGCGCTCACGGTGACGGCCATGGCGCTCACGACGGCGCTCAAGGGCCTGTTCACGTTACCCCGACCACCGGGGGGACCGATCCCCGGCCGCGAGATGTTCCCCGAGATCGTTCGGATGCTGTACGTCGGCGCGGCGAGCGCCGGCGGGTTCGCGTTCCCGAGCGGCCACGCGCTCGGCTCGACGGTCGTCTGGGGCGGGCTGGCGCTGGTCGTAGACTGGTCGACCCCCCGAAGGCGACTGGCGATCGCCGCGGCGCTCGTCGCCGTCGTCTCCCTCTCGCGGCTCGTCCTCGGCGTCCACTACCTCGTCGACGTGCTCGCCGGGAGCGCCGTGGGACTGCTCGTCCTGCTCGCGACCGCTCGGCTCACCGCGGGCGGACGGCGGCCCGGGCCGGCGTTCGCGCTCGCGACCGTGACCGCGCTCGGAGCCGTGGGCTCGTCGGGCGCCGGTCTCGTGCCGGTCGTCGAACTCGCGAGCGCCGTCGGCGGGTGGTTCGGCTGGCGCGCCGTCGCCGACGGCGGAATCCGCGGACGACCCCTCCGCCGGTCGCTCCTCGCAGTCGCCCTCGGTCTCTTCGGCGGGGTCGTACTCCTGACGGCGGGTGCGACGCGCGTCGCCGCGGTCGTCTTCGTCGCCGTCGTCGCCGTGACCGTCGTCGGAATCACGCTCCCCCTCGCCGGCGACACCCGCCGGTCGCGGCGGCTGACCGAATCCAGATGA
- a CDS encoding YihY/virulence factor BrkB family protein — MSQAARRTVTIAKGVVKGVQSDRITFIAASLAYYAFISLFPLLLFGLVVASIVGGQELANDLARQASRQLGSEQVGEMVRDVLTNQAGRSGATIVGTVTLLWSGLKLFRGLDIGFSIAYQAPGPAGFVDQVRDAFVTLVAVGAGIAFTIGVGALLSIPRFDLVVAGVDVLGLIGTVMLLTGLTVTFLPLYYFLPGPSLSIGDALPGAMFAAIGWTVLQTGFRIYAQRASAFDAYGVLAGALLLVTFLYFGALVLLIGVVLNAVLEGRIDPETGLDTVDDASTTESERPLSLMADEDLERLETEPNDEELAAEVRRLREQVAEFEAEIEDRTVHRDDIERDLRRYVRQRMRRGKARGWGPYLVLLYGTAMTLGAFYLLDSGAWAVAAMLVVWLSTLGLYVVFVVVGLGLDLAGVPGRLRDRIQQFRS, encoded by the coding sequence GTGAGCCAAGCGGCACGTCGCACGGTCACGATCGCGAAGGGGGTGGTGAAGGGGGTCCAGTCGGACCGGATCACCTTCATCGCCGCCAGCCTCGCCTACTACGCCTTCATCTCGCTGTTCCCGCTGTTGCTGTTCGGACTGGTCGTCGCGTCGATCGTCGGCGGGCAGGAGTTGGCGAACGACCTCGCGCGGCAGGCGAGCCGACAGCTCGGGAGCGAACAGGTCGGGGAGATGGTGCGCGACGTCCTGACGAATCAGGCGGGCCGAAGCGGCGCGACGATCGTCGGCACGGTCACGCTCCTCTGGAGCGGTCTGAAGCTCTTTCGGGGACTCGACATCGGGTTCTCCATCGCCTATCAGGCACCGGGACCGGCGGGATTCGTCGATCAGGTCCGCGACGCGTTCGTGACGCTCGTCGCCGTGGGCGCGGGCATCGCGTTCACGATCGGCGTCGGAGCGCTGCTCTCGATCCCGCGATTCGACCTCGTCGTCGCCGGCGTCGACGTTCTGGGCCTGATCGGGACGGTCATGCTCCTCACCGGGCTGACGGTCACGTTCCTCCCGCTCTACTACTTCCTGCCCGGCCCGAGCCTCTCGATCGGCGACGCCCTTCCGGGGGCGATGTTCGCCGCCATCGGCTGGACCGTCCTTCAGACGGGCTTCAGAATCTACGCCCAACGGGCGTCCGCGTTCGACGCCTACGGCGTCCTCGCGGGAGCGCTCCTGCTCGTCACCTTCCTCTACTTCGGCGCGCTCGTCCTGCTGATCGGCGTGGTGTTGAACGCAGTTCTGGAGGGACGCATCGATCCGGAGACCGGACTCGACACCGTAGACGACGCATCGACAACCGAATCAGAACGACCACTCTCGCTCATGGCAGACGAAGACCTGGAACGACTGGAGACGGAACCGAACGACGAAGAACTCGCGGCGGAGGTGCGTCGCCTGCGCGAGCAGGTGGCCGAGTTCGAGGCGGAGATCGAGGATCGAACCGTCCACCGCGACGACATCGAACGCGACCTGAGGCGCTACGTCCGCCAGCGGATGCGCCGCGGGAAGGCTCGCGGCTGGGGGCCGTATCTCGTCCTCCTGTACGGTACCGCCATGACCCTGGGCGCGTTCTACCTCCTCGACAGCGGTGCCTGGGCGGTCGCCGCGATGCTCGTCGTCTGGCTCTCGACGCTCGGCCTGTACGTCGTGTTCGTCGTCGTCGGACTCGGACTCGACCTGGCGGGCGTCCCGGGCCGACTGCGCGATCGCATCCAGCAGTTCCGGAGCTGA
- a CDS encoding tRNA (guanine(26)-N(2))-dimethyltransferase: MEVREGSVVVEVPEQPAEGAGDAVFFNPEQELNRDVTIAALRAHRERGGGRARTYLDATAASGIRGVRAAAEGWEATCCDVDPDAADLARGNLARNDLDGEVVRRDANAYMHETRFDAVDVDPFGTPIPFADAAFRCATELVCVTATDTAPLCGAHFSSGVRKYGAVPRNTDYHAEMGLRILLSALARTAARYDVGVTPVLSHATRHYVRTYLRVSGRATDANAAIDELGYLYHCPECLYREHDGGLIAEPLDHCPNCGSEQVLAAGPVWLGPAHDPDFVAATRERVTDDMGTAKRARRLLDAVEGELDVPTHYDQHVLSKRWGVSAIGMDEFLDRLRKAGFPASRSHFGGTTVKTTADVEEIRRATT, translated from the coding sequence ATGGAGGTCAGAGAGGGGTCCGTCGTCGTCGAGGTTCCCGAACAGCCCGCCGAGGGCGCGGGCGACGCGGTCTTCTTCAACCCGGAGCAGGAGTTGAACCGCGACGTGACGATCGCCGCCCTGCGCGCCCACCGCGAACGCGGGGGCGGGCGGGCGCGGACGTACCTCGACGCGACGGCGGCGAGCGGGATCCGGGGCGTCCGCGCCGCCGCGGAGGGCTGGGAGGCGACCTGCTGCGACGTCGACCCGGACGCGGCCGACCTGGCGCGGGGGAACCTCGCGCGCAACGACCTCGATGGCGAGGTCGTCCGCCGCGACGCGAACGCCTACATGCACGAGACGCGCTTCGACGCGGTGGACGTGGACCCCTTCGGGACGCCCATCCCGTTTGCGGACGCGGCGTTCAGGTGCGCCACGGAGTTGGTCTGCGTGACCGCGACCGACACCGCTCCTCTCTGCGGCGCGCACTTCTCGAGCGGCGTCAGGAAGTACGGAGCCGTCCCGCGGAACACCGACTACCACGCCGAGATGGGCCTCCGGATCCTCCTCTCGGCGCTCGCGCGCACCGCCGCGCGCTACGACGTGGGCGTGACGCCCGTGCTGAGCCACGCGACGCGCCACTACGTCCGCACCTACCTCCGGGTGAGCGGGCGAGCGACCGACGCCAACGCCGCCATCGACGAACTCGGCTACCTCTATCACTGCCCGGAGTGTCTCTATCGCGAGCACGACGGCGGACTCATCGCCGAGCCGCTCGACCACTGTCCGAACTGCGGTAGCGAGCAGGTGCTCGCGGCCGGACCGGTCTGGCTGGGACCGGCGCACGATCCGGACTTCGTGGCCGCGACTCGCGAGCGCGTCACCGACGACATGGGCACCGCTAAGCGCGCGCGTCGCCTGCTCGACGCCGTCGAGGGGGAACTCGACGTGCCGACCCACTACGACCAGCACGTGCTCTCGAAGCGGTGGGGCGTCTCCGCTATCGGGATGGACGAGTTCCTCGATCGACTGCGAAAGGCGGGGTTTCCGGCCTCGCGGAGCCACTTCGGCGGAACCACGGTCAAGACGACGGCCGACGTCGAGGAGATCCGACGAGCGACGACCTGA